A genomic stretch from Hemicordylus capensis ecotype Gifberg chromosome 5, rHemCap1.1.pri, whole genome shotgun sequence includes:
- the WBP2NL gene encoding postacrosomal sheath WW domain-binding protein isoform X1 — protein MAVNRNHNEGGGVIPPNGESILRHCKDVELTFSDVTGKPDIFKGTKKGMLFLTPYRVIFVSKGKDPMMSFVMPFYLMKGCSIEQPVFSANYIKGVIEAEPGGGWEGQASFKMSFPSGGAIEFGQFMFKLASNASRGIPFQSFGYVYAPIPGGYAPAPGAYMHAPGGYAPPPPAGAYTYSPYGYSPQPMGYPYAPPPGMYPPPPGMNTMYMAPPPPYPGPAAAGPSAPTDTGPSAPRTWTEPGTPGGNKAAEATSSAYYNPANPHNVYMPMDQPPPYAPLDEKKNN, from the exons TATTCTCAGGCACTGCAAAGATGTGGAGCTGACTTTCTCTGATGTGACTGGCAAACCTGACATCTTCAAAGGCACGAAAAAAGGAATGCTGTTCCTCACCCCCTACAGG GTCATTTTTGTGTCCAAGGGCAAGGACCCCATGATGTCCTTTGTGATGCCGTTCTACTTGATGAAAGGATGTTCCATTGAGCAGCCAGTATTTTCTGCCAATTATATCAAAGGTGTGATAGAAGCAGAACCAGGAG gTGGCTGGGAAGGGCAGGCTTCATTtaagatgagtttccccagtgGCGGCGCCATAGAATTTGGGCAATTTATGTTCAAACTTGCTAGCAATG CTTCCAGGGGAATCCCTTTCCAGAGCTTTGGCTACGTGTACGCACCTATTCCTGggggctatgcccctgctccaggAGCCTATATGCATGCACCAGGGGGCTACGCTCCACCACCTCCAGCTGGGGCATATACTTATAGTCCATATGGATACTCTCCACAACCTATGGGATATCCATATGCACCACCTCCAG GCATGTATCCACCTCCTCCTGGGATGAACACAATGTATATGGCACCTCCTCCCCCATATCCTGGGCCTGCTGCTGCAGGCCCTTCAGCTCCAACAGACACAGGCCCTTCAGCTCCCAGGACTTGGACAGAGCCTGGAACACCAG GTGGCAACAAAGCAGCAGAGGCAACTTCCAGTGCATATTATAACCCAGCCAATCCTCATAATGTCTACATGCCTATG GATCAGCCACCTCCTTATGCACCACTTGATGAGAAAAAGAACAACTAA
- the WBP2NL gene encoding postacrosomal sheath WW domain-binding protein isoform X2 has product MLFLTPYRVIFVSKGKDPMMSFVMPFYLMKGCSIEQPVFSANYIKGVIEAEPGGGWEGQASFKMSFPSGGAIEFGQFMFKLASNASRGIPFQSFGYVYAPIPGGYAPAPGAYMHAPGGYAPPPPAGAYTYSPYGYSPQPMGYPYAPPPGMYPPPPGMNTMYMAPPPPYPGPAAAGPSAPTDTGPSAPRTWTEPGTPGGNKAAEATSSAYYNPANPHNVYMPMDQPPPYAPLDEKKNN; this is encoded by the exons ATGCTGTTCCTCACCCCCTACAGG GTCATTTTTGTGTCCAAGGGCAAGGACCCCATGATGTCCTTTGTGATGCCGTTCTACTTGATGAAAGGATGTTCCATTGAGCAGCCAGTATTTTCTGCCAATTATATCAAAGGTGTGATAGAAGCAGAACCAGGAG gTGGCTGGGAAGGGCAGGCTTCATTtaagatgagtttccccagtgGCGGCGCCATAGAATTTGGGCAATTTATGTTCAAACTTGCTAGCAATG CTTCCAGGGGAATCCCTTTCCAGAGCTTTGGCTACGTGTACGCACCTATTCCTGggggctatgcccctgctccaggAGCCTATATGCATGCACCAGGGGGCTACGCTCCACCACCTCCAGCTGGGGCATATACTTATAGTCCATATGGATACTCTCCACAACCTATGGGATATCCATATGCACCACCTCCAG GCATGTATCCACCTCCTCCTGGGATGAACACAATGTATATGGCACCTCCTCCCCCATATCCTGGGCCTGCTGCTGCAGGCCCTTCAGCTCCAACAGACACAGGCCCTTCAGCTCCCAGGACTTGGACAGAGCCTGGAACACCAG GTGGCAACAAAGCAGCAGAGGCAACTTCCAGTGCATATTATAACCCAGCCAATCCTCATAATGTCTACATGCCTATG GATCAGCCACCTCCTTATGCACCACTTGATGAGAAAAAGAACAACTAA